One stretch of Harmonia axyridis chromosome 1, icHarAxyr1.1, whole genome shotgun sequence DNA includes these proteins:
- the LOC123683994 gene encoding sulfide:quinone oxidoreductase, mitochondrial: MLQSFNFSLKKLSCTSYRFAHHGCKVLVVGGGTGGCAVAAKLSKILGKDEVLILDPSERHYYQPLFTLVGAGVYTLNDSFKLQKNVLPDNAKWIKDSAAEFHPKSNQVITTMGHKINYDFMLLALGLETNYDKIPGLLEGLKNWSGVCSNYSDKYVEKTFQVLKNFESGNAIFTYPNTPVKCPGAPQKICYLVDDYLRKNGKRQKSKIIYNTSLPVIFGVKKYADALWNVVNSRDIEVNLRMNLVEVRSDKKEAVFENLDKPGEKQVMEYSMLHVTPPMSTPYALRTNKELSNPAGFADVDPESLRHITFPNVFAIGDCSSSPNSKTAAAAAAQSAVVFHNLKAVMDGKDVHKVYDGYASCPLVTGYNKCILAEFNYKLEPLETFPISQDKEMTSMYLMKKYLMPPLYWNLMLCGYWNGPATMRKLLHLYMK, encoded by the exons ATGTTgcaatctttcaatttttctttaaaaaaactttCATGTACATCCTATCGATTTGCACACCATGG ATGCAAAGTATTGGTGGTAGGTGGGGGCACTGGAGGCTGTGCTGTTGCTGCAAAACTCTCAAAGATTCTGGGTAAAGACGAGGTTCTTATACTTGATCCCAGTGAAAGGCATTACTATCAACCTCTATTTACATTAGTGGGTGCAGGAGTTTATACATTGAATGACTCTTTTAAActacaaaaaaatgtattaccaGATAATGCCAAGTGGATTAAAGATAGTGCAGCAGAGTTTCACCCAAAGTCAAATCAAGTCATTACCACTATGGGCCATAAAATAAACTATGATTTTATGCTTTTAGCCCTTGGGCTCGAAACTAATTATGATAAA ATACCTGGCCTGTTAGAAGGTCTTAAAAATTGGAGCGGAGTTTGTTCCAATTATTCCGACAAATATGTTGAGAAAACTTTCCAAGtactgaaaaattttgaatctgGTAACGCTATTTTTACATATCCCAACACCCCTGTGAAATGTCCAGGAGCTCCTCAAAAAATTTGCTATCTTGTTGATGATTATTTACGTAAA AATGGAAAAAGACAAAAGTCGAAGATTATTTACAATACTTCTTTGCCTGTGATATTTGGAGTTAAAAAGTACGCTGATGCTCTATGGAATGTGGTTAATAGTAGAGATATTGAAGTGAACCTCAGAATGAATCTTGTTGAAGTCAGGTCAGATAAAAAGGAAGCTGTGTTCGAAAATTTGGATAAACCAGGAGAAAAGCAAGTTATGGAA TATTCAATGCTTCACGTGACTCCACCAATGAGTACCCCATATGCTTTGAGGACTAACAAGGAATTGAGTAACCCTGCAGGATTTGCTGATGTAGATCCTGAATCTTTGAGACACATTACATTCCCTAATGTATTTGCTATAGGAGACTGTAGCTCTTCACCAAACTCTAAAACTGCTGCAGCAGCTG CTGCACAGAGTGCCGTAGTTTTTCATAATCTAAAAGCTGTAATGGACGGCAAAGATGTACATAAAGTATACGATGGTTACGCATCTTGTCCGTTAGTTACTGGTTACAATAAGTGTATACTGGCTGAATTCAATTACAAACTTGAACCTTTGGAAACATTTCCTATAAGTCAAGATAAAGAAATGACCTCAAtgtatcttatgaagaagtatttGATGCCACCTCTTTATTGGAATTTAATGCTTTGTGGATACTGGAATGGACCAGCAACAATGAGAAAATTATTACATCTGTAcatgaaataa
- the LOC123683998 gene encoding uncharacterized protein LOC123683998 encodes MSGSGRGRGWLRLGPNAVSVRPGLDPISNDPVLEDKNGYDDLIKKFEFLNIEDDGITVNNKIYHIRDEFMKKCPTINLIREAMEAIHEECLRNERFSEKFVLFISSAHFENKQKSEEQILWRNTTRKEFISWLQQDFECSEKRRDEAPSKFYNALKLCSNFFYSIKKFQSKGYPILEGIAVMGYINQLLHYRDVKEIKTIIYLACRHSSIILQLMEENSPQFEDFLCKLKLKLIQSSPIPMNNILLFFTYELITHRYELTKEELEFYRRNINKDDFSEISVLYDALPQPSTNCHEHDTRKKTEEQRGCKLEMNGVDNSFFQQPIDQVRLNSPEEKSVSSSILENSIRPMAPEEKLVNYRFVKSNGSFYSDKIDRPREPLNLNGLSESLNPPERVGRPILGVGARLKRN; translated from the exons ATGTCAGGATCTGGTAGAGGAAGAGGATGGTTAAGATTGGGGCCAAATGCCGTTTCTGTGAGACCAGGACTAGATCCAATTTCAAATGATCCTGTACTAGAGGATAAGAATGGTTATGATGATTTGATCAAAAAGttcgaatttttgaatatcGAAGACGACGGTATCACAGTAAACAACAAAATATACCACATTAGAGACGAGTTCATGAAAAAATGTCCCACAATTAATTTGATAAG gGAGGCAATGGAAGCTATCCATGAAGAATGTTTGAGAAATGAaagattttcagaaaaatttgtcCTGTTCATTTCTTCAgcacattttgaaaataaacaaaaatctgAAGAACAAATCCTTTGGAGAAATACAACTAGAAAGGAATTTATTTCATGGTTACAGCAGGATTTTGAAT gTAGTGAGAAACGTAGGGATGAAGCtccttcaaaattttataatgcaTTAAAATTgtgcagtaattttttttatagcatcaaaaaatttcaatcaaaaggCTATCCTATATTAGAGGGAATAGCTGTAATGGGTTATATAAACCAGCTGTTGCATTATCGAGATGTGAAAGAAATTAAAACGATCATATATTTA GCATGCCGTCATTCATCAATAATACTTCAATTGATGGAAGAAAACTCACCACAATTTGAAGATTTTCTTTGTAAACTTAAACTAAAATTGATCCAGAGCTCTCCAATACCAATGAACAACATTCTCTTATTTTTCACTTATGAATTGATTACTCACAGATATGAACTAACTAAAGAAGAGTTGGAATTTTATAGGAGGAATATAAATAAAGATGATTTCTCAGAGATATCG gtattgTATGATGCTCTACCACAGCCATCAACTAATTGTCACGAACACGAcacaagaaaaaaaacagaagaacAAAGGGGATGTAAGTTAGAAATGAATGGAGTagataattcattttttcaacagCCAATTGATCAAGTTAGATTGAACTCACCGGAAGAAAAATCTGTTTCCAGTTCCATATTAGAAAATTCGATCAGGCCTATGGCCCCAGAAGAGAAACTTGTTAATTACAGGTTCGTAAAATCCAATGGGTCATTTTACTCTGATAAAATAGACCGTCCTCGAGAACCTCTGAATTTAAATGGTTTGTCTGAAAGTCTGAATCCACCAGAAAGGGTTGGTAGGCCTATTTTAGGGGTAGGAGCAAGACTGAAAAGAAACTaa
- the LOC123689060 gene encoding glutamic acid-rich protein-like isoform X1, producing MNTSVSKSSNKRKSIGGQKGSPAKSAKLDDSMKSPKIAKVEKTSEIVESKKSPKKQIKPENGKSPKKQIKPENEVSKSENGLGPKLKKFKGTNSIEDSEKKPASLNKKEKTANKAKKPKTKKPKTMVSRKHFLVEKMMKRVETEGKEATIQAVNKMIDSIVSKPEITKTAKKTLRVYKLILNKISGGQSAPAAQQTKKQEAKKQNQKKVAAKVEKVTKTEEKVEPKKGKKAVEGEPKKDKKTVSKKEVQVEPEEEDDDDDESDFDVESSFKDVQKTESDDDDVEEESDDEVSDEEEETDEEEDASDEEEKKVDADKVIATKNEKSQPKSQKKSRYVLFIGNIAYDTTKDELKQHFKTVGEVVDVRIPTDKESNRPRGFAYVELADEAAYQKSLDLNGSQLKNRRIKVEYTQGKKEGEDNSKQIKAKNFKLHAMRKQGQKGGYQKGQNKGSPFKGQNKGSPFKGKNRK from the exons ATGAATACCAGTGTGAGTAAAAGCTCTAACAAGAGGAAATCTATTGGCGGTCAAAAAGGATCACCGGCGAAATCCGCTAAACTCGACGATAGCATGAAATCGCCCAAGATCGCTAAAGTTGAGAAAACTTCTGAAATTGTTGAATCGAAAAAATCTCCCAAAAAACAGATTAAACCAGAAAATGGTAAATCACCAAAGAAGCAGATTAAACCTGAAAACGAGGTTTCCAAATCTGAAAATGGCTTGGGacctaaattgaaaaaattcaaaggaaCCAATTCTATTGAAGATAGTGAAAAGAAACCTGCAAGtttaaacaaaaaagaaaagacaGCCAACAAGGCTAAGAAACCTAAAACGAAGAAACCCAAAACCATGGTATCAAGGAAACATTTCTTggttgaaaaaatgatgaagagAGTTGAGACTGAAGGTAAAGAAGCTACTATTCAGGCCGTCAATAAAATGATTGATTCCATTGTGTCAAAGCCTGAAATAACTAAGACCGCTAAAAAAACTCTGAGGGTTTATAAGCTTATTTTGAATAAGATCTCTGGAGGACAG tCAGCACCTGCCGCTCAACAAACTAAAAAACAAGAAGCTAAAaagcaaaatcagaaaaaggttGCTGCCAAAGTTGAAAAAGTAACCAAGACTGAAGAGAAAGTAGAACCCAAGAAAGGTAAAAAAGCTGTAGAAGGAGAACCCAAAAAAGATAAGAAAACTGTCTCTAAGAAAGAGGTACAAGTAGAacctgaagaagaagatgatgatgatgatgagtcAGATTTTGATGTAGAATCATCCTTCAAAGACGTTCAAAAGACTGAATCCGATGATGACGATGTAGAGGAAGAGAGTGACGATGAAGTTAGTGATGAAGAAGAGGAAACCGACGAGGAAGAAGACGCAAGTGACgaagaagagaaaaaagttGACGCTGATAAGGTAATTGCAACTAAAAATGAGAAGTCTCAaccaaaatcacaaaaaaagtcAAGATATGTCCTTTTCATTGGAAATATCGCTTATGACACAACAAAAGATGAATTAAAACAACACTTCAAAACAGTTGGTGAAGTCGTTGATGTTAGAATACCTACCGACAAGGAATCTAATAGGCCAAGAGGCTTTGCATATGTTGAATTAGCTGACGAAGCTGCATATCAG AAATCTCTGGACTTGAATGGCTCCCAACTTAAAAATAGGAGAATCAAGGTAGAATATACCCAGGGAAAGAAGGAAGGTGAAGATAATTCGAAACAAATTAAAGCAAAGAACTTCAAACTCCATGCTATGCGAAAACAAGGACAAAAAGGAGGTTATCAAAAGGGACAAAATAAAGGCTCTCCTTTCAAAGGACAGAATAAAGGATCACCTTTCAAGGGAAAGAATAGgaagtga
- the LOC123689051 gene encoding zinc transporter foi, with the protein MSHPVLSVCIFCLICATHSPCGSHAAVKHESPHIKKDLFLKDSNNSPSLTPEETLSRVKLKQEEGFVETFRNITNEVSSLNIKKLSLFKRNSINIENSDNTPNISKEKDYANKIFETFGDGNTMSKEGFEKFLESFGFVQIVSKQLESETNKEGGRENSTVPKENKKNNCIDRKEIFAELSGTDITDTDARINDTMLRNACPAILYTLMVGQCNEEQHDHSEESPHEHNTLAVWVYSTIAVILTSACGVLAVVVIPIMQMKFYKPLLQYLIALAASTLSGDAFLHLLPHAMTKFHVHGTHGHHVHHEEVFLEGNELDPHQENTWKGFVAMTGLMFLFFMERIILIIGKWRKGKQKKPDGHSHMKILSNGLDDMNESNPTQCVDRYNAYPYCYQDIINHQLHGCPLENDKTASSMLDDVDMTSDLSFKKSKSATTENIEDNQNIGGCMNENNLSSCTEVNKMLPEKTPKNDNITIILREHGSSHHGHSHSHGHVHSAPQNLSSVAWMVIMGDGLHNFTDGIAIGAAFSVSLAGGFSTTVAVFCHELPHELGDFAMLLKAGMTTKQALFYNLLSSVLSLFGNYVGILVGNSEYASSWVFAGAAGMFIYIALVDMLPELSSSHEDENNFTQYLLHMGGMLSGFAIMAVIALYEDELKSIFKEPM; encoded by the exons atgtCTCATCCTGTATTGTCAGTATGTATATTTTGCTTAATTTGTGCAACACACTCTCCTTGTGGTTCTCATGCTGCAGTGAAACATGAATCGCCCCATATCAAAAAAGATTTATTCCTGAAAGATTCAAATAACTCACCATCTTTAACTCCTGAAGAAACCCTGTCCAGGGTTAAAttaaaacaagaagaagggtTTGTGGAAACATTTAGAAATATAActaatgaagtatcttcattAAACATTAAAAAGCTTAGTTTATTCAAAAGAAACagtattaatattgaaaatagtGATAATACCCCAAATATTTCTAAAGAAAAAGATTAtgcaaataaaatattcgagaCATTTGGTGATGGAAATACTATGTCAAAGGAAGGATTTGAAAAGTTTCTGGAAAGTTTTGGCTTTGTTCAAATTGTATCCAAACAACTAGAAAGTGAAACAAATAAAGAAGGTGGGAGAGAAAATTCAACTGTACCaaaggaaaacaaaaaaaataat tGCATAGACAGAAAGGAAATATTCGCAGAGTTAAGTGGAACGGACATCACAGACACAGATGCCAGAATCAATGACACGATGTTGCGGAATGCCTGTCCGGCAATTCTCTACACGCTTATGGTGGGCCAGTGCAACGAGGAGCAACATGATCATTCTGAAGAAAGCCCACACGAACATAACACCTTGGCCGTTTGGGTCTATTCAACCATTGCGGTCATTCTTACCAGCGCCTGTGGTGTTCTGGCGGTGGTGGTGATACCCATCATGCAGATGAAGTTTTATAAGCCCCTATTACAATACCTTATTGCTTTAGCCGCAA GTACATTATCTGGTGATGCATTTTTGCATTTGCTGCCTCATGCCATGACTAAATTTCACGTTCACGGGACTCACGGTCACCATGTTCACCACGAGGAAGTTTTCTTGGAAGGGAACGAACTTGACCCCCACCAAGAAAACACATGGAAAGGCTTCGTTGCCATGACAGGGTTGATGTTCCTCTTCTTCATGGAGAGGATAATTCTCATTATAGGAAAATGGAGAAAAGGAAAGCAGAAGAAG CCCGACGGACATTCTCACATGAAAATCCTTTCGAATGGTTTGGATGATATGAACGAGAGCAATCCTACACAGTGTGTAGACAGATATAATGCCTATCCGTATTGTTATCAGGATATTATAAACCATCAGTTAC ATGGTTGTCCCTTGGAAAATGACAAGACAGCTTCGAGTATGCTGGACGATGTTGATATGACATCGGACCTATCGTTCAAGAAGTCCAAATCGGCCACTACTGAAAACATCGAAGACAATCAGAATATAGGAGGGTGTATGAACGAGAACAATCTCTCGTCTTGCACAGAAGTGAACAAGATGCTGCCCGAGAAGACCCCCAAGAACGATAATATCACCATAATCCTAAGGGAACATGGCAGTAGCCATCATGGCCATTCTCACTCTCACGGTCACGTTCATTCTGCACCACAGAACCTTTCTTCCGTAGCTTGGATGGTGATCATGGGTGATGGCCTCCATAACTTCACAGATG gaatagcAATAGGTGCTGCATTTTCCGTAAGCTTGGCAGGCGGTTTTTCCACAACTGTAGCAGTGTTCTGTCATGAATTACCACACGAACTAGGAGACTTTGCCATGCTACTGAAAGCTGGGATGACGACCAAACAGGCACTCTTCTACAATCTATTGTCCAGTGTTTTGAGTTTATTCGGGAACTACGTTGGAATTCTAGTTG GTAATTCAGAGTACGCCAGTTCCTGGGTGTTTGCTGGTGCTGCGGGTATGTTCATCTACATCGCTCTAGTGGATATGCTGCCCGAGTTGAGTTCTTCGCATGAGGACGAAAATAATTTCACGCAGTACTTACTTCATATGGGAGGCATGCTGAGTGGTTTTGCCATAATGGCAGTGATAGCGCTGTACGAGGATGAACTGAAGTCGATCTTCAAAGAACCAATGTAA
- the LOC123689060 gene encoding glutamic acid-rich protein-like isoform X2: MNTSVSKSSNKRKSIGGQKGSPAKSAKLDDSMKSPKIAKVEKTSEIVESKKSPKKQIKPENGKSPKKQIKPENEVSKSENGLGPKLKKFKGTNSIEDSEKKPASLNKKEKTANKAKKPKTKKPKTMVSRKHFLVEKMMKRVETEGKEATIQAVNKMIDSIVSKPEITKTAKKTLRVYKLILNKISGGQSAPAAQQTKKQEAKKQNQKKVAAKVEKVTKTEEKVEPKKGKKAVEGEPKKDKKTVSKKEVQVEPEEEDDDDDESDFDVESSFKDVQKTESDDDDVEEESDDEVSDEEEETDEEEDASDEEEKKVDADKKSLDLNGSQLKNRRIKVEYTQGKKEGEDNSKQIKAKNFKLHAMRKQGQKGGYQKGQNKGSPFKGQNKGSPFKGKNRK, from the exons ATGAATACCAGTGTGAGTAAAAGCTCTAACAAGAGGAAATCTATTGGCGGTCAAAAAGGATCACCGGCGAAATCCGCTAAACTCGACGATAGCATGAAATCGCCCAAGATCGCTAAAGTTGAGAAAACTTCTGAAATTGTTGAATCGAAAAAATCTCCCAAAAAACAGATTAAACCAGAAAATGGTAAATCACCAAAGAAGCAGATTAAACCTGAAAACGAGGTTTCCAAATCTGAAAATGGCTTGGGacctaaattgaaaaaattcaaaggaaCCAATTCTATTGAAGATAGTGAAAAGAAACCTGCAAGtttaaacaaaaaagaaaagacaGCCAACAAGGCTAAGAAACCTAAAACGAAGAAACCCAAAACCATGGTATCAAGGAAACATTTCTTggttgaaaaaatgatgaagagAGTTGAGACTGAAGGTAAAGAAGCTACTATTCAGGCCGTCAATAAAATGATTGATTCCATTGTGTCAAAGCCTGAAATAACTAAGACCGCTAAAAAAACTCTGAGGGTTTATAAGCTTATTTTGAATAAGATCTCTGGAGGACAG tCAGCACCTGCCGCTCAACAAACTAAAAAACAAGAAGCTAAAaagcaaaatcagaaaaaggttGCTGCCAAAGTTGAAAAAGTAACCAAGACTGAAGAGAAAGTAGAACCCAAGAAAGGTAAAAAAGCTGTAGAAGGAGAACCCAAAAAAGATAAGAAAACTGTCTCTAAGAAAGAGGTACAAGTAGAacctgaagaagaagatgatgatgatgatgagtcAGATTTTGATGTAGAATCATCCTTCAAAGACGTTCAAAAGACTGAATCCGATGATGACGATGTAGAGGAAGAGAGTGACGATGAAGTTAGTGATGAAGAAGAGGAAACCGACGAGGAAGAAGACGCAAGTGACgaagaagagaaaaaagttGACGCTGATAAG AAATCTCTGGACTTGAATGGCTCCCAACTTAAAAATAGGAGAATCAAGGTAGAATATACCCAGGGAAAGAAGGAAGGTGAAGATAATTCGAAACAAATTAAAGCAAAGAACTTCAAACTCCATGCTATGCGAAAACAAGGACAAAAAGGAGGTTATCAAAAGGGACAAAATAAAGGCTCTCCTTTCAAAGGACAGAATAAAGGATCACCTTTCAAGGGAAAGAATAGgaagtga
- the LOC123676191 gene encoding serine/threonine-protein phosphatase 6 regulatory ankyrin repeat subunit C-like, translating to MSFSTDEFSRTQVVDSEIEKNSKYIEIMEDIHKAVSEYDYKKLSELIESTGTSDIPNQFGQTPLYLVSSDPCFHRRDLELTRFLIENGADFLYYNQENGTTPASFLFKKKDQSLIDLMLSKFEDVNEPLDLHGNTALHLAVKIANESTMVKLLEKGADPNRKNSTGIAPMHEAVSLKCHLLQTLLNYGGDINLEGPNGRTPIHLAVVSCNRLIINYVLTLCPNVNIKDNDRNTALALLIKNPNLPLNNLIRKFIRAGADLTLTDQHGLNVLHRLVHSNRFNSQLEELITEVINWGVDLDAKTSGEQNTALHLAANTSSRSSKDLVHLLLSKGANLLAKNIRGRRPLDYAVFGQNIDIIEMMFSFAVRKNCPENDLMMAYHRTTDFYSSISKLHNLCQNEYRKAEELKVTSSFGLNIKNVLLMDDVKLAKVLKNKNASSEISSNFKNFQAFRFSLMKAYENAWRIRTAEDNAINFLYTELNYKLPVLCIEMIVSNFKKEHLKVFLGSKKNF from the exons ATGTCTTTCTCAACTGATGAATTTTCACGTACCCAAGTTGTTGATagtgaaatcgaaaaaaattcaaaatacatcGAGATCATGGAAGATATACATAAGGCGGTCAGTGAATACGACTACAAAAAATTATCGGAACTTATTGAGTCTACCGGTACTTCGGATATTCCGAATCAATTTGGACAAACTCCGCTATATCTAGTCAGCAGTGATCCTTGCTTTCACAGAAGAGATTTGGAGTTGACGAGGTTTTTGATTGAAAATGGGGCAGATTTCTTATACTACAACCAAGAAAATGGGACTACACCAGCGTCTTTTCTTTTTAAGAAAAAGG accAGTCCCTTATCGACCTAATGCTGTCGAAATTCGAAGATGTCAATGAGCCCTTGGATCTGCACGGCAATACTGCATTACATTTGGCTGTAAAAATTGCAAACGAAAGCACCATGGTCAAATTGTTAGAGAAAGGAGCTGATCCGAACAGAAAAAACTCTACAGGGATTGCTCCCATGCATGAAGCAGTGAGCCTCAAGTGTCACCTACTTCAAACCCTTCTCAATTATGGCGGAGACATAAACCTTGAAGGCCCGAATGGAAGAACACCCATACATCTGGCTGTCGTCTCTTGCAACAGACTGATCATAAATTATGTGTTGACGTTATGCCCAAACGTCAACATAAAAGACAATGATCGCAACACTGCATTAGCCCTCCTCATCAAAAACCCCAATTTACCCTTGAATAACCTAATTCGCAAATTCATCCGTGCTGGTGCTGATCTAACACTCACAGATCAGCACGGTTTGAACGTGTTGCACCGCTTAGTTCACAGCAATCGATTCAACTCACAACTAGAAGAATTGATTACGGAAGTAATAAACTGGGGAGTTGACTTAGATGCGAAGACATCAGGAGAGCAAAACACTGCTCTCCATTTAGCGGCGAACACCAGTTCACGAAGCAGCAAAGACCTGGTGCATCTTCTTCTTTCGAAAGGAGCAAATTTACTGGCGAAAAACATTCGAGGGAGGAGACCATTGGACTATGCTGTTTTTGGGCAAAACATAGATATAATAGAAATGATGTTTTCGTTTGCTGTACGTAAAAATTGCCCAGAGAATGATTTGATGATGGCTTACCATCGGACCACAGACTTCTATTCTAGTATATCTAAACTTCACAATCTCTGCCAAAATGAGTATCGAAAAGCAGAAGAGCTTAAAGTGACATCATCTTTCGGCTTGAACATTAAAAATGTTCTTCTTATGGATGATGTCAAACTAGCTAAAGTTTTAAAAAATAAGAATGCCTCATCGGAGATCAGtagtaatttcaaaaatttccaagCATTCCGTTTTAGCCTGATGAAAGCATACGAGAATGCTTGGAGGATAAGGACTGCTGAAGATAACGCTATCAACTTCCTTTACACAGAGCTAAATTATAAATTACCTGTTCTGTGCATAGAAATGATAGTGAGTAATTTTAAAAAAGAACATCTGAAAGTATTTCTCggaagtaaaaaaaatttttaa
- the LOC123676202 gene encoding guanine nucleotide-binding protein G(f) subunit alpha has protein sequence MFRLSQNLSKRLSRKKSSKIVEKQFNEVKKILLLGTGESGKTTIIKQMKILHINGFSERELKEQIPNIRANLHECIFVILDNMPKIFPPIAVEYESSKPSVVYLLSLGPDYCLFEQEYFDHVQLLVLDPGVQKALKRSNEFQLLDCAEYFLGRVEDIRRTDYIPNTQDILFCREKTTSINKIEFTISNEKKYGNGQPKFWMYDVGGQRGERRKWIQVFEGIEAILFLIAASEFDQQLREDQTKNRFQESLTLFNDIYGSRFLRTAGLIVFLNKQDLLKRKIQQGKNLGDYFPDYKMYYSKNKNTYFNDEYDKAKSYMKDKILELVKPLSVEHVGFIPGKFIHEVIPKRDVYIHYTVATDTKNIRTVFDCVQEIVLRQTIHQLF, from the exons ATGTTTCGATTGTCccaaaatttatcaaaaagaCTCTCCAGAAAGAAGAGCTCGAAGATCGTGGAAAAACAATTCAATGAAGTTAAGAAGATACTTCTTCTTGGTACTGGTGAATCTGGAAAGACCACCAtcatcaaacaaatgaaaattctgCATATAAATGGATTTTCTGAAAG AGAGTTGAAAGAACAAATTCCAAACATCAGGGCCAATCTGCATGAGTgcatttttgttattttagaCAATATGCCCAAAATATTTCCACCTATAGCTGTTGAATACGAATCATCTAAACCATCTGTGGTTTATTTATTAAGTCTTGGTCCTGATTACTGTTTATTTGAACAG GAGTATTTTGACCATGTGCAATTATTAGTATTAGATCCTGGAGTGCAGAAGGCCCTCAAAAGATCTAATGAATTTCAGTTGTTGGACTGTGCAGAATA TTTTTTAGGTAGAGTCGAAGACATAAGAAGAACAGATTATATACCAAATACGCAGGATATTTTGTTTTGCAGGGAGAAAACAACTAGTattaacaaaattgaattcaCTATAAGTAACGAGAAAAAATATGGTAACGGCCAACCAAAATTTTGGATGTATGATGTTGGAGGCCAAAGAGGTGAAAGAAGAAAGTGGATACAG GTTTTCGAAGGGATTGAAGCGATTTTGTTTCTAATAGCAGCTAGCGAatttgatcaacaattgagGGAAGACCAAACGAAGAATAGATTTCAGGAATCCTTGACTCTTTTCAACGATATCTATGGAAGTAG ATTTCTAAGAACTGCTGGTTTGATCGTCTTTTTGAACAAGCAAGATCTTCTGAAACGAAAGATTCAACAGGGAAAAAATTTGGGAGATTATTTTCCTGATTACAAAatgtattattcaaaaaataaaaacacttatttCAACGACGAATATGATAAGGCTAAGAGCTACATGAAAGACAAAATTCTG GAACTTGTGAAGCCTCTTTCTGTAGAACATGTTGGATTTATACCGGGAAAATTTATCCATGAAGTTATACCAAAAAGAGACGTTTATATTCATTACACAGTGGCAACAGACACAAAGAACATCAGAACAGTATTTGATTGTGTTCAAGAAATAGTTTTAAGACAAActattcatcaattattttga
- the LOC123676207 gene encoding coatomer subunit zeta-1: MEGSLLEPTLYTLKGIAILDNDGNRILAKYYDKNIFPTAKEQRAFEKNLYNKTHRANAEIIMLDGLTCVYRSNVDLFFYVMGSSQENELILMSVLNALYDSISLILRKNVEKRAVLESLDICMLAMDEICDGGIIMDADSSSIVSRVALRTDDIPLGEQTVAQVLQSAKEQLKWSLLK, encoded by the exons ATGGAAGGATCACTTCTT GAACCAACGTTATATACTCTCAAGGGTATTGCCATTTTGGATAATGATGGAAACAGAATATTGGCCAAATAttatgataaaaatatatttcctaCTGCAAAAGAACAGAGAGCCTTTGAAAAGAATCTGTATAATAAAACGCATAGAGCTAACGCTGAAATAATAATGTTGGATGGATTAACATGTGTATATAGAAGCAACGTTGATTTGTTCTTTTATGTTATGGGAAGTTCGCAAGAAAATGAG TTGATTCTTATGAGTGTATTGAATGCTTTATATGATTCAATAAGTTTAATCCTAAGAAAGAATGTTGAAAAGAGAGCTGTACTAGAATCTTTGGATATTTGTATGTTAGCTATGGATGAAATATGTGATGGAGg TATTATAATGGATGCTGATTCTAGTTCAATTGTATCTAGAGTAGCTTTACGAACTGATGACATTCCTTTAGGAGAGCAAACTGTAGCTCAG GTCCTTCAATCAGCAAAAGAACAGCTAAAATGGTCGTTGcttaaataa